The following proteins come from a genomic window of Caloenas nicobarica isolate bCalNic1 chromosome 6, bCalNic1.hap1, whole genome shotgun sequence:
- the LOC135990145 gene encoding ubiquitin carboxyl-terminal hydrolase 40-like codes for MFSCVETYSDTVMNGFLFIQGDWPLQLLKKHFFFQALTLLCCQEQIVPLPSFLRAWTVDSKRPGKLLRNNRQQLNHYKLGAGVEICIEPLQKEEHLGPRELLLRVQMGIPGERDYYDSTDLVWDISKECTAWALRQRVASHYCLPVDKIEIAKYFPDRFEWLPISSWTQQISKRKRKKKQESLQSAPYHLKDGDVIGVKNLLLDDTKDFSTVRDDVGKEKQRQLALEKRKGIDRQAERLQDRVFSEEKLNMKHRKPEVALSINTGICATDNWLNSVSKVLEYEAKWVPHAREIGSPD; via the exons ATGTTCTCCTGTGTTGAAACGTACAGCGACACTGTGATGAA CGGTTTTCTTTTTATCCAAGGAGACTGGCCGCTGCAGTTAttgaagaaacatttcttttttcaggcTCTGACCTTACTGTGCTGCCAGGAGCAGATTGTCCCGCTGCCCTCGTTTCTCAGAGCATGGACAGTGGACAGTAAGCGCCCAGGCAAGCTCTTACGGAACAACAGGCAGCAACTCAA ccACTATAAGCTGGGTGCCGGAGTGGAAATCTGCATCGAACCTTTGCAAAAAGAAGAGCATTTGGG CCCCCGTGAGCTGCTGCTTCGAGTCCAGATGGGCATCCCAGGGGAGAGGGACTACTATGACTCCACGGATTTGGTGTGGGACATCTCCAAAGAGTGCACGGCCTGGGCACTGAGGCAGCGAGTGGCTTCTCACTATTGTCTCCCTGTAGATAAAATTGAAATAGCCAAATACTTCCCCGACAGATTTGAGTGGCTGCCAATATCGAGCTGG ACACAGCAGATTTCAAAGAGGAAGCggaagaaaaaacaggagagTTTACAGTCAGCGCCTTATCACCTGAAAGACGGAGACGTCATTGGGGTGAAG AACCTTCTCCTCGATGACACTAAGGACTTCAGCACAGTGAGAGATGATgttggaaaagagaaacaaaggcagcttgcattagaaaaaagaaaaggtattga tcgGCAAGCTGAACGCTTACAGGACCGCGTTTTCTCTGAGGAGAAGCTGAATATGAAGCACCGTAAACCAGAAGTGGCTCTTTCTATCAAC ACGGGGATCTGCGCGACTGACAACTGGCTGAACTCAGTATCAAAGGTTCTAGAGTATGAAGCAAAATGGGTACCGCATGCTCGGGAGATTGGGTCTCCAGATTGA